From the genome of Pelomonas sp. SE-A7, one region includes:
- the hydA gene encoding dihydropyrimidinase, which yields MTAKALLIRGGTVVNADREFTADVLCVDGQIAAIGERAAREAPTGCETLDASGQYLLPGGIDPHTHMQLPFMGTVTQDDFFSGTAAALAGGTTSIIDFVIPNPQQPLMEAYQQWRGWAEKSAADYGFHVAVTWWSEGVHADMGKLVHEEGINSFKHFMAYKNAIMCDDETLVNSFKRSLELGAMPTVHAENGELVYLLQAEVAKMGITGPEGHPLSRPPMVEGEAANRAIAIADVLGVPIYIVHVSCIEAAEAIARARARGQRVYGEVLAGHLLIDDSVYRHPDFATAAAYVMSPPFRPKIHQEFLWRGLQSGQLHTTATDHCTFCASQKAAGKENFAKIPNGCGGVEERLAVIWDAGVNSGRLTPSEFVAITSANTAKLFNIYPRKGCIAEGADADLVLWDPQGTKTISAKTHRSRNDFNIFEGRQVRGIASHTVSQGKLVYANGDLRAVQGAGRYIKRPAFGPNFTAAKARSQDLAPTAVAR from the coding sequence ATGACTGCAAAGGCCCTGCTGATACGCGGCGGCACCGTCGTCAATGCCGACCGGGAGTTCACTGCCGATGTGCTTTGCGTGGACGGCCAGATCGCCGCCATCGGCGAGCGCGCCGCGCGCGAAGCGCCGACCGGCTGCGAGACCCTGGACGCCTCGGGGCAGTACCTGCTGCCCGGCGGCATCGACCCGCATACCCACATGCAGCTGCCTTTCATGGGCACGGTGACACAGGACGATTTCTTCAGCGGCACGGCCGCGGCGCTGGCCGGCGGCACCACGTCCATCATCGACTTCGTGATCCCGAATCCGCAGCAGCCGCTGATGGAGGCCTACCAGCAATGGCGAGGCTGGGCCGAGAAGTCGGCCGCCGACTACGGCTTCCATGTGGCCGTGACCTGGTGGAGCGAAGGCGTGCACGCCGACATGGGCAAGCTGGTGCACGAGGAAGGCATCAACAGCTTCAAGCACTTCATGGCCTACAAGAACGCCATCATGTGCGACGACGAGACCCTGGTGAACAGCTTCAAGCGCTCGCTGGAGTTGGGGGCCATGCCCACGGTCCATGCCGAGAACGGCGAACTGGTCTACCTGCTGCAGGCCGAGGTGGCCAAGATGGGCATCACCGGGCCCGAGGGCCATCCGCTCTCGCGGCCGCCCATGGTCGAAGGCGAAGCGGCCAACCGCGCGATCGCGATTGCCGATGTACTGGGCGTGCCGATCTACATCGTGCATGTGAGCTGCATCGAAGCGGCCGAGGCCATCGCGCGTGCACGGGCTCGTGGCCAGCGGGTCTACGGCGAGGTCCTGGCCGGCCATTTGCTGATCGACGACAGCGTCTACCGCCATCCCGACTTCGCCACCGCGGCGGCCTATGTGATGAGCCCGCCGTTCCGCCCCAAGATCCACCAGGAGTTCCTGTGGCGCGGCCTGCAGTCGGGCCAGCTGCACACGACGGCGACCGACCACTGCACCTTCTGCGCCTCGCAGAAGGCCGCCGGCAAGGAGAACTTCGCCAAGATCCCCAACGGCTGTGGCGGCGTCGAGGAGCGGCTGGCGGTGATCTGGGATGCCGGCGTCAACAGCGGCCGGCTCACGCCCAGCGAGTTCGTCGCCATCACCTCGGCCAACACGGCCAAGCTGTTCAACATCTATCCGCGCAAGGGCTGCATCGCCGAGGGCGCCGATGCCGACCTGGTGCTGTGGGATCCGCAGGGCACGAAGACCATCTCGGCCAAGACCCATCGCTCGAGGAACGACTTCAACATCTTCGAGGGCCGCCAGGTGCGCGGCATAGCCAGCCACACGGTTTCGCAGGGCAAGCTGGTCTACGCCAACGGCGACCTGCGCGCGGTGCAGGGTGCCGGCCGCTACATCAAGCGCCCGGCCTTCGGCCCCAACTTCACCGCCGCCAAGGCCCGCTCGCAAGACCTGGCACCGACCGCCGTCGCGCGTTGA
- a CDS encoding NCS1 family nucleobase:cation symporter-1, whose amino-acid sequence MTQQTSQQLWNEDLAPTTQAQRTWRWYHFAALWVGMVMCIPAYTLAASLIDSGMSAYQAVLTVFLGNVIVLVPMLLIGHAGAKYGIPYAVLARASFGTQGARLPALLRALVACGWYGIQTWFGGMMIYTLLGVLIGHPLEGDKLPGLGINLGQLLCFLGFWLVQFYYVVHGIDAIRKLETYTAPIKILICFVLLWWAYDKAGAASGGLGPILDQPSQFVEGGKKAGQFSAVFWPSLTAMVGFWATLALNIPDFTRFAKSQKDQVVGQAIGLPGPMGLLAALAVFVTSATVVIYGKAIWDPVDLSSRMTGAAVLIALIVLLIDTVSVNLAANLVGPAYDFSALNPKAISYKTGGYITAGIAIVMMPWKILESTQGYIFTWLIGYSALLGPVAGILIVDYYLLRKTELKVDELYRDNGRYRYSNGWNWAAVAAFVLGVAPNVPGFLNAAFPAAFPEVAMVFKQVYTYAWFVGLAIAAVVYYGAMAMKRKE is encoded by the coding sequence ATGACGCAGCAGACCAGCCAGCAACTCTGGAACGAAGACCTGGCGCCCACCACCCAGGCGCAGCGGACCTGGCGCTGGTACCACTTCGCGGCCCTGTGGGTGGGCATGGTGATGTGCATCCCGGCCTACACGCTGGCCGCGAGCCTGATCGACTCGGGCATGAGCGCCTACCAGGCCGTGCTGACCGTCTTCCTGGGCAATGTCATCGTGCTGGTACCCATGCTCTTGATCGGCCATGCCGGCGCCAAGTACGGCATCCCGTACGCGGTGCTGGCACGAGCCTCGTTCGGCACCCAGGGGGCCCGGCTCCCTGCCCTGCTGCGCGCCCTGGTCGCCTGCGGCTGGTACGGCATCCAGACCTGGTTCGGCGGCATGATGATCTACACCCTGCTGGGCGTGCTGATCGGCCATCCGCTGGAGGGCGACAAGCTGCCGGGCCTGGGCATCAACCTGGGGCAGCTGCTGTGCTTCCTGGGCTTCTGGCTGGTGCAGTTCTACTACGTGGTCCACGGCATCGATGCGATCCGCAAGCTGGAGACCTACACCGCGCCGATCAAGATCCTGATCTGCTTCGTGCTCTTGTGGTGGGCCTATGACAAGGCCGGCGCTGCATCTGGAGGATTGGGCCCCATCCTGGACCAGCCCTCGCAATTCGTCGAAGGCGGCAAAAAGGCCGGACAGTTCTCCGCCGTCTTCTGGCCGTCTCTCACGGCCATGGTCGGCTTCTGGGCCACGCTGGCCCTGAACATCCCCGACTTCACCCGCTTCGCCAAGTCGCAGAAGGACCAGGTCGTCGGTCAGGCCATCGGCCTGCCCGGCCCCATGGGCCTGCTGGCAGCGCTGGCGGTCTTCGTAACCTCGGCCACCGTGGTGATCTACGGCAAGGCGATCTGGGACCCGGTGGACTTGTCCAGCCGCATGACCGGCGCCGCCGTCCTGATCGCCTTGATCGTTCTCTTGATCGACACGGTCAGCGTCAACCTCGCGGCCAATCTCGTCGGCCCGGCCTACGACTTCTCGGCCCTGAACCCCAAGGCCATCAGCTACAAGACCGGCGGCTACATCACGGCCGGCATCGCCATCGTGATGATGCCCTGGAAAATCCTCGAGTCGACCCAGGGCTACATCTTCACCTGGCTGATCGGCTACTCGGCCCTCTTGGGTCCGGTGGCCGGCATCCTGATCGTCGACTACTACCTGCTGCGCAAGACCGAGCTGAAGGTGGACGAGCTCTACCGCGACAACGGCCGCTACCGCTACTCGAACGGCTGGAACTGGGCCGCCGTCGCCGCCTTCGTGCTGGGCGTGGCGCCCAATGTGCCGGGCTTCCTGAATGCCGCTTTCCCGGCCGCATTCCCCGAGGTGGCGATGGTCTTCAAACAGGTCTATACCTATGCATGGTTCGTGGGACTGGCGATTGCCGCCGTCGTCTACTACGGGGCCATGGCGATGAAACGCAAGGAGTGA
- the preA gene encoding NAD-dependent dihydropyrimidine dehydrogenase subunit PreA produces the protein MADISSNFLGIKSPNPFWLASAPPTDKEINVNRAFEAGWGGVVWKTLGEDPPVVNVSGPRYTTLMSQDRRVIGLNNIELITDRPLQVNLDEIARVKRNWPDRALIVSLMVPCLEASWKNILVRVEDSGADGIELNFGCPHGMSERGMGSAVGQVPEYIQMVTAWCKQYSKLPVIVKLTPNITDVRHPARAAKAGGADAVSLINTINSIIGVDLDRMVMNPSTDGWGSHGGYCGPAVKPIAQNMVAEIARDAQTAGLPISGIGGITTWRDAAEFIALGCGTVQVCTAAMVYGFKIVQDMCSGLSNYMDEKGYKNIDEMRGLAVPTVKNWNQLNLNYTEKAVINQDSCIQCGRCHVVCEDTSHQAIFATKNGKRHFEINEAECVGCNLCVSICPVPDTITMRKLAPGELDQRTGQPVKAEYANWTTHPNNPMRSTA, from the coding sequence ATGGCCGACATCAGCAGCAATTTCCTGGGCATCAAGAGCCCGAACCCGTTCTGGCTGGCCTCGGCGCCGCCGACGGACAAGGAGATCAACGTCAACCGCGCCTTCGAGGCCGGCTGGGGCGGCGTGGTCTGGAAGACGCTGGGCGAGGACCCGCCGGTGGTCAACGTCAGCGGCCCGCGCTACACGACGCTGATGAGCCAGGACCGGCGCGTGATCGGGCTGAACAACATCGAGCTGATCACCGACCGGCCGCTGCAGGTGAACCTGGACGAGATCGCCCGGGTCAAGCGCAATTGGCCGGACCGCGCCCTGATCGTGTCGCTGATGGTGCCGTGCCTTGAAGCGAGCTGGAAGAACATCCTGGTGCGCGTCGAAGACAGCGGCGCCGACGGCATCGAGCTGAACTTCGGCTGCCCGCACGGCATGAGCGAGCGCGGCATGGGCTCGGCCGTGGGCCAGGTGCCCGAGTACATCCAGATGGTCACGGCCTGGTGCAAGCAGTATTCCAAGCTGCCGGTGATCGTGAAGCTGACGCCCAACATCACCGACGTGCGCCACCCGGCCCGTGCGGCCAAGGCCGGCGGCGCCGATGCCGTGTCCCTGATCAACACGATCAACTCCATCATCGGCGTGGACCTGGACCGCATGGTGATGAACCCCAGCACCGACGGCTGGGGCTCGCATGGCGGCTACTGCGGTCCGGCCGTGAAGCCGATCGCGCAGAACATGGTGGCCGAGATCGCCCGCGACGCGCAGACCGCCGGCTTGCCGATCTCCGGCATCGGCGGCATCACGACCTGGCGCGACGCGGCCGAGTTCATCGCCCTGGGCTGCGGCACGGTGCAGGTGTGCACCGCCGCGATGGTCTATGGCTTCAAGATCGTGCAGGACATGTGCTCTGGCCTCTCGAACTACATGGACGAGAAGGGCTACAAGAACATCGACGAGATGCGCGGCCTGGCCGTGCCCACGGTCAAGAACTGGAACCAGCTCAACCTGAACTACACCGAGAAGGCGGTCATCAACCAGGACAGCTGCATCCAGTGCGGCCGCTGCCATGTGGTCTGCGAAGACACCTCGCACCAGGCCATCTTCGCGACCAAGAATGGCAAGCGCCACTTCGAGATCAACGAGGCGGAATGCGTGGGTTGCAACCTCTGCGTCTCGATCTGCCCGGTGCCCGACACCATCACCATGCGCAAGCTGGCCCCGGGCGAACTGGACCAGCGCACCGGCCAGCCGGTGAAGGCCGAGTACGCCAACTGGACGACGCATCCGAACAACCCGATGCGCTCGACCGCCTGA
- a CDS encoding NAD(P)-dependent oxidoreductase yields the protein MDQNQPGLHPGRLAPEQYAKNFGDAHPPLNRTQALIEAERCYYCYDAPCTTACPTGIDIPSFIQRIAQDNVRGAAQTILEANPLGGMCARVCPTEVLCEQGCVRNTNESKPVEIGMLQRYATDGFFAKPGAPLFTREPATGKKVAVVGAGPAGLAAAHGLARRGHAVTLIDANPKLGGLNEYGLATYKTAGDFAQKEVEWLLSIGGIEVRHETVLGRDVTLAQLVELHDAVFLGLGLAGVNALGINEPSVKGLANAVDFIAELRQADKPDSVPVGRKVIVIGGGMTAVDASVQSRLLGAREVTMVYRRGEEGLSASGYEQDWARKNGVTLRLWATPKEIVASGGKVSGVRFAVTKTEGGKLVETGEEFVLEADMVLKAIGQSFEPADVPAIELKGGRIATDEQGRTSHAKVWAGGDCRFGGRDLTVEAVEHGKQAAISIDAALRS from the coding sequence ATGGACCAGAACCAGCCAGGCCTGCATCCCGGACGCCTCGCGCCCGAGCAGTATGCAAAGAACTTCGGCGATGCCCACCCGCCGCTGAACCGCACCCAGGCGCTGATCGAGGCCGAGCGTTGCTACTACTGCTACGACGCGCCCTGCACCACCGCCTGTCCCACGGGCATAGACATCCCCAGCTTCATCCAGCGCATCGCCCAGGACAATGTCCGCGGCGCGGCGCAGACCATCCTGGAGGCCAATCCGCTGGGCGGCATGTGCGCCCGGGTCTGCCCCACCGAGGTGCTTTGCGAGCAAGGCTGCGTGCGCAACACCAACGAGAGCAAGCCGGTCGAGATCGGCATGCTGCAGCGCTACGCGACCGACGGGTTCTTCGCCAAGCCCGGCGCTCCGCTGTTCACCCGCGAGCCCGCCACGGGCAAGAAGGTGGCCGTGGTCGGCGCCGGCCCGGCCGGCCTGGCCGCCGCCCATGGCCTGGCCCGGCGCGGCCATGCCGTCACCCTGATAGACGCCAATCCCAAGCTCGGCGGCCTGAACGAGTACGGCCTGGCCACCTACAAGACCGCCGGCGACTTTGCGCAGAAGGAAGTCGAATGGCTGCTGTCGATCGGCGGCATCGAGGTGCGGCACGAGACCGTGCTGGGCCGCGACGTCACGCTGGCCCAGTTGGTCGAGCTGCATGACGCTGTCTTCCTGGGCCTGGGCCTGGCCGGCGTCAATGCGCTGGGCATCAACGAGCCTTCGGTCAAGGGCCTGGCCAATGCCGTGGACTTCATTGCCGAGCTGCGCCAGGCCGACAAGCCGGACAGCGTGCCGGTGGGCCGCAAGGTCATCGTCATAGGTGGCGGCATGACCGCGGTCGATGCCTCGGTGCAAAGCCGCTTGCTCGGTGCCCGCGAGGTGACCATGGTCTACCGCCGCGGCGAGGAAGGACTGAGCGCCTCAGGCTACGAGCAGGACTGGGCACGCAAGAACGGCGTCACGCTGCGACTCTGGGCCACACCGAAGGAGATAGTCGCCAGCGGCGGCAAGGTCAGCGGCGTGCGTTTCGCCGTCACCAAGACCGAGGGCGGCAAGCTGGTCGAGACCGGTGAGGAATTCGTGCTCGAGGCCGACATGGTGCTGAAGGCCATTGGCCAGAGCTTCGAACCGGCCGACGTTCCCGCCATCGAGCTGAAGGGCGGCCGCATCGCCACCGACGAGCAGGGCCGCACCAGCCATGCCAAGGTCTGGGCCGGCGGCGACTGCCGCTTCGGCGGGCGCGACCTGACGGTCGAAGCCGTGGAGCACGGCAAGCAGGCCGCCATTTCCATTGATGCCGCATTGAGGAGCTGA
- a CDS encoding TetR/AcrR family transcriptional regulator, translated as MPSIAKKTASSPRPPRQARIRKEAQIRAEAERQFAQYGFEGSSLEMIAAGLGLSRHNLLYYYPSKDGLYRAVLEDVLAEWLARMDGIVAGTDPEAAMRDYVAAKLRFSRERPAGSQVFAREVMAGAPRFRDAIEARVLPALNADVKTFERWAREGRIASLDFRHLMFSLWASTQAYADLGAQFAILLGKPALDGDDFKAAEDVILKQVLAALQA; from the coding sequence ATGCCCTCGATTGCCAAGAAGACCGCCAGCAGTCCCCGCCCGCCGCGCCAGGCGCGCATCCGCAAGGAAGCCCAGATCCGTGCCGAGGCCGAACGCCAGTTCGCCCAGTACGGCTTCGAGGGCAGCTCGCTGGAGATGATCGCCGCCGGCCTGGGCCTGAGCCGCCACAACCTGCTTTACTACTACCCCAGCAAGGACGGCCTCTACCGTGCCGTGCTGGAAGACGTGCTGGCCGAATGGCTGGCGCGCATGGACGGCATAGTCGCCGGCACCGACCCCGAAGCGGCGATGCGCGACTACGTGGCAGCCAAGCTGCGCTTCTCGCGCGAGCGGCCGGCCGGCTCCCAGGTCTTTGCCCGCGAGGTGATGGCCGGCGCTCCGCGCTTTCGCGACGCCATCGAGGCCCGCGTGCTGCCGGCCCTGAATGCCGACGTGAAGACCTTCGAGCGCTGGGCCCGTGAAGGGCGCATCGCCAGCCTGGACTTCCGCCACCTGATGTTCAGCCTCTGGGCCAGCACCCAGGCCTATGCCGACCTGGGTGCACAGTTCGCCATCCTGCTGGGCAAGCCGGCCTTGGACGGCGACGATTTCAAGGCGGCCGAGGACGTGATCCTCAAGCAGGTGCTGGCCGCCCTGCAGGCTTGA
- a CDS encoding YbaK/EbsC family protein — translation MQDETVNTNRPEGFQRVSQALTGKSHPHQPLWLEVAARTSQEAADALGVSLGQIAKSVVFRRKADDQAVLVIASGDRRVDEKKLKALTGPLSRADADFVKARTGFSIGGVSPLGFAPAEGHAVPQLFVDQELFRFDVIWAAAGHPNGVFKMTPAELEALTGAPVIDVVQVAA, via the coding sequence ATGCAAGACGAGACAGTCAATACGAACCGCCCCGAGGGCTTTCAGCGGGTCAGCCAGGCGCTGACCGGCAAGTCCCATCCCCATCAGCCGCTTTGGCTGGAAGTCGCCGCCCGTACCTCGCAGGAAGCGGCCGACGCGCTGGGCGTCAGCCTGGGCCAGATCGCCAAGTCCGTGGTGTTCCGCCGCAAGGCCGACGACCAGGCCGTGCTGGTGATCGCCTCGGGCGACCGCCGGGTCGACGAGAAGAAGCTCAAGGCACTGACCGGCCCGCTGTCGCGTGCCGATGCCGACTTCGTCAAGGCACGCACAGGCTTCTCGATCGGCGGCGTTTCGCCGCTGGGTTTTGCACCGGCCGAGGGCCATGCGGTGCCGCAGCTGTTCGTCGATCAGGAGCTGTTCCGCTTCGACGTCATCTGGGCCGCCGCCGGCCATCCCAACGGTGTGTTCAAGATGACACCGGCCGAGCTGGAAGCGCTGACCGGTGCGCCGGTGATCGACGTCGTTCAGGTGGCCGCATGA
- a CDS encoding DUF1289 domain-containing protein, with product MMNPCPPPVAIGVASPCINICRMHAASGLCEGCARTIDEIAGWSRMDDAGKRAVWALLPARREHLAGQGVFIAAEEDLP from the coding sequence ATGATGAATCCCTGCCCACCCCCCGTGGCCATAGGCGTGGCTTCGCCCTGCATCAACATCTGCCGCATGCATGCGGCCAGCGGCCTGTGCGAAGGCTGCGCCCGCACCATTGACGAGATCGCCGGCTGGTCGCGCATGGACGATGCCGGCAAGCGTGCCGTCTGGGCCCTGCTGCCGGCGCGCCGCGAGCACCTGGCCGGGCAGGGTGTGTTCATTGCCGCCGAGGAAGACCTGCCATGA
- a CDS encoding 2-hydroxychromene-2-carboxylate isomerase, with protein MTIKTLRFYFDPISPYAALAFERLPEALADCGSYQVDYVPILFAGLLMAHGQKGPAEIESKRKWTFRQIAWAAQQLGIPMQTPVQHPFNPLPLLRLAWACGEPGNTPNRHQVEKILRHVWRSGGADAADPQRLAALRQDLAPRQDPASEAIKVRLREATEEALLKGVFGVPTIELDGRLFWGLDSLPMVAAALRGDAWFEGPDWDAAGAPRPGVVRH; from the coding sequence ATGACGATCAAGACTCTGCGCTTCTATTTCGACCCGATCTCGCCCTACGCCGCCCTGGCCTTCGAGCGCCTGCCCGAAGCGCTGGCCGACTGCGGCAGCTACCAGGTCGACTATGTGCCCATCCTGTTCGCCGGCCTCCTGATGGCCCATGGCCAGAAGGGCCCGGCCGAGATCGAGAGCAAGCGCAAGTGGACCTTCCGCCAGATCGCTTGGGCAGCCCAGCAGCTGGGCATTCCCATGCAGACGCCGGTCCAGCATCCGTTCAACCCGCTGCCGCTCTTGCGCCTGGCCTGGGCCTGCGGCGAGCCGGGCAACACGCCGAATCGCCACCAGGTCGAGAAGATCCTCCGGCATGTCTGGCGTTCCGGTGGTGCCGATGCGGCCGATCCGCAGCGCCTGGCGGCCCTCAGGCAAGACCTGGCCCCGCGCCAGGATCCGGCCAGCGAGGCGATCAAGGTCAGGCTGCGCGAAGCCACCGAGGAGGCGCTGCTCAAGGGCGTGTTCGGCGTGCCCACGATAGAGCTGGACGGCCGCCTCTTCTGGGGCCTGGATTCGCTGCCCATGGTGGCCGCAGCCTTGCGCGGCGACGCCTGGTTCGAGGGTCCTGATTGGGACGCTGCCGGGGCGCCACGGCCAGGTGTGGTCAGACATTGA
- a CDS encoding MFS transporter: MATASAVSTNTPMTGEEKKVIFASSLGTVFEWYDFYLYGSLAPIIAKQFFSALDPQAAFIFALLAFAAGFIVRPFGALVFGRLGDMIGRKYTFLVTILIMGLSTFIVGLLPSYASIGVAAPVILIGLRMLQGLALGGEYGGAATYVAEHAPHGKRGAYTSWIQTTATLGLFLSLMVILGTRTSLGEDEFAKWGWRIPFIVSILLLGISVWIRLSMNESPAFKKMKSEGKTSKAPLSESFGQWKNLKIVILALVGLTAGQAVVWYSGQFYALFFLSNVLKVDGPTANILVAVSLVIGTPFFVIFGTLSDRIGRKPIIMGGLLLAIVTYFPLFQALTEAANPKLAAAQKSAEIVVTVDPTQCSFQGSPVSRDVDFTSPCDIAKRTLAQSSASYKTVEQAGAPGVVKIGDKEIAAPTATTIAGGNKFSEESAKAIAAFKKDVAESMKAAGYPAKADPIPFGSSGWWKIVAILTILVLYVTMVYGPIAAMLVELFPTRIRYTSMSLPYHIGNGWFGGLMPTIAFAMVAQNGNIYHGLWYPIVIAAVTLVIGTLFVKETKDVDIYAHD; encoded by the coding sequence ATGGCAACTGCATCCGCGGTTTCCACCAACACGCCGATGACCGGCGAGGAAAAGAAGGTCATCTTCGCCTCGTCGCTGGGCACCGTGTTCGAGTGGTACGACTTCTACCTCTACGGTTCGCTGGCGCCGATCATCGCCAAGCAGTTCTTCAGCGCCCTGGACCCGCAGGCCGCTTTCATCTTTGCGCTGCTGGCCTTTGCCGCGGGCTTCATCGTGCGCCCCTTCGGCGCGCTGGTGTTCGGCCGCCTGGGCGACATGATCGGTCGCAAGTACACCTTCCTGGTGACCATCCTGATCATGGGCCTGTCGACCTTCATCGTCGGCCTGCTGCCCAGCTATGCCTCCATCGGCGTGGCCGCCCCGGTCATCCTGATCGGCCTGCGCATGCTGCAGGGCCTGGCCCTGGGTGGTGAGTACGGCGGTGCTGCCACCTATGTGGCCGAGCATGCTCCGCATGGCAAGCGCGGCGCCTACACCTCGTGGATCCAGACCACGGCGACGCTGGGCCTGTTCCTGTCGCTGATGGTGATCCTGGGCACCCGTACTTCGCTGGGCGAGGATGAGTTCGCCAAGTGGGGCTGGCGCATCCCGTTCATCGTCTCCATCCTGCTGCTGGGCATCAGCGTCTGGATCCGCCTGTCGATGAACGAGTCGCCCGCCTTCAAGAAGATGAAGTCGGAAGGCAAGACCTCCAAGGCGCCGCTGAGCGAGTCCTTCGGCCAGTGGAAGAACCTGAAGATCGTGATCCTGGCGCTGGTGGGCCTGACCGCCGGCCAGGCCGTGGTCTGGTATTCGGGCCAGTTCTACGCGCTGTTCTTCCTGTCGAACGTGCTCAAGGTGGACGGCCCCACGGCCAACATCCTGGTCGCGGTCTCGCTGGTGATAGGCACGCCGTTCTTCGTGATCTTCGGCACCCTGTCCGACCGCATTGGCCGCAAGCCCATCATCATGGGCGGCCTGCTGCTGGCCATCGTCACCTACTTCCCGCTGTTCCAGGCGCTGACCGAAGCGGCCAACCCCAAGCTCGCCGCCGCCCAGAAGTCGGCCGAGATCGTGGTGACCGTGGACCCGACGCAATGCTCGTTCCAGGGCAGCCCGGTCTCGCGTGACGTGGACTTCACCAGCCCCTGCGACATCGCCAAGCGCACGCTGGCCCAGTCGTCGGCCAGCTACAAGACGGTGGAACAGGCCGGCGCTCCGGGCGTGGTCAAGATCGGCGACAAGGAAATCGCCGCTCCGACCGCCACCACCATCGCCGGCGGCAACAAGTTCTCGGAAGAGAGCGCCAAGGCCATCGCCGCCTTCAAGAAGGACGTGGCCGAGTCGATGAAGGCCGCCGGCTATCCGGCCAAGGCCGATCCGATCCCGTTCGGTTCGTCCGGCTGGTGGAAGATCGTCGCCATCCTGACCATCCTGGTGCTGTACGTCACCATGGTCTACGGCCCGATCGCGGCCATGCTGGTGGAACTGTTCCCGACCCGCATCCGCTATACCTCGATGAGCCTGCCCTACCACATCGGCAACGGCTGGTTCGGCGGCCTGATGCCCACGATCGCCTTCGCGATGGTGGCGCAGAACGGCAACATCTATCACGGCCTCTGGTACCCCATCGTCATCGCCGCCGTCACCCTGGTGATCGGCACGCTGTTCGTCAAGGAAACCAAGGACGTGGACATCTACGCTCACGATTGA